The following are encoded together in the Actinomycetota bacterium genome:
- a CDS encoding electron transfer flavoprotein subunit beta/FixA family protein — MKILVTVKRVPDTAAEKRLDPADKTLDRESVETILNPVDEYAVEEALRLKEQHGGEVVVLCMGPASALATVRKALSMGPDAAVHVHDDALHGSCAFNTAKVLQAAVRQVEPDIVVCGSESTDARTSLVPSALAEYLGWPGLTGAKQLEVDGSTIRVHRETENGYDVLEAEGPAVVSVVKGINEPRYPSFKGIMAAKSKPVTDYTLADLGVDPGEVGTAGATTEVVDFAPRPPRQAGQQVKDPGDGSAAVELAEFLAGHKFI; from the coding sequence TTGAAGATCCTGGTCACCGTCAAGCGCGTGCCCGACACGGCCGCCGAGAAGCGGCTCGACCCGGCGGACAAGACGCTCGACCGCGAGTCGGTCGAGACGATCCTCAACCCGGTCGACGAGTACGCCGTCGAGGAGGCCCTGCGGCTCAAGGAGCAGCACGGCGGCGAGGTCGTGGTGCTCTGCATGGGCCCGGCCTCCGCCCTGGCCACGGTGCGCAAGGCGCTCTCCATGGGGCCGGACGCGGCCGTCCACGTGCACGACGACGCCCTCCACGGGTCGTGCGCCTTCAACACGGCCAAGGTGCTCCAGGCGGCCGTCCGCCAGGTCGAGCCGGACATCGTGGTCTGCGGCTCGGAGTCCACCGACGCCCGCACCTCCCTGGTCCCCAGCGCCCTGGCCGAGTACCTCGGCTGGCCAGGGCTGACCGGGGCCAAGCAGCTCGAGGTGGACGGGTCGACCATCCGCGTCCACCGCGAGACCGAGAACGGCTACGACGTGCTCGAGGCCGAGGGGCCGGCCGTGGTCAGCGTGGTCAAGGGCATCAACGAGCCCCGCTATCCGTCGTTCAAGGGCATCATGGCCGCAAAGTCCAAGCCGGTGACCGACTACACCCTGGCCGACCTGGGCGTCGACCCGGGCGAGGTCGGCACCGCCGGCGCCACCACCGAGGTCGTCGACTTCGCCCCCCGGCCTCCGCGGCAGGCGGGACAGCAGGTCAAGGACCCTGGGGACGGCAGCGCCGCCGTCGAGCTGGCCGAGTTCCTGGCCGGCCACAAGTTCATCTGA
- a CDS encoding galactose-1-phosphate uridylyltransferase, with protein MARILPPPALPNAPGELRQDPLSGGWVAITVGRAARPEAFLGDVGTPRGPLGCPFCPGNEHMTPPEVWADRDPGTEPDKPGWHVRVVPNKFPAFAGPPAEARNNGGSGGLMEPEAPEGSGEPRRGAPVDQAPWGGASRSIGGLYRSVPTAGVHEVVIHNPDHEATLADLPPVAVARTMAAWRRRLAAHRDQAFGAVLVIVNQGRTAGASLEHPHSQVFGTAGRPDRVRAEVDRLAGDACAACATVAAERGGPRLVGANGDLLTLCPWASAAPFEALLLPAGHRPRFDEGGHDDTAMAASLRDLLRRFRGVAGDHAPYNLVLHSAPPGVDDFHWHLHLLPRLTTYGGFELGTGVIINVVDPDRAADALRSAANGS; from the coding sequence ATGGCCCGCATCCTGCCGCCGCCGGCCCTGCCCAACGCTCCTGGCGAGCTGCGCCAGGACCCGCTCAGCGGCGGGTGGGTGGCGATCACGGTGGGCCGGGCGGCCAGGCCGGAGGCGTTCCTCGGCGACGTGGGCACCCCGCGGGGGCCGCTCGGCTGCCCGTTCTGTCCCGGCAACGAGCACATGACCCCGCCCGAGGTCTGGGCCGACCGCGACCCGGGCACCGAGCCCGACAAGCCCGGCTGGCATGTCCGGGTCGTCCCCAACAAGTTCCCGGCGTTCGCCGGCCCCCCGGCCGAAGCACGCAACAACGGGGGGTCCGGGGGGCTCATGGAGCCGGAGGCGCCGGAGGGGTCCGGGGAACCCCGGAGGGGTGCCCCGGTGGATCAAGCGCCGTGGGGCGGAGCCTCCCGGTCGATCGGGGGCCTCTACAGGTCGGTCCCAACGGCCGGGGTGCACGAGGTGGTCATCCACAACCCCGACCACGAGGCCACCCTGGCCGACCTGCCGCCGGTGGCGGTGGCGCGCACGATGGCGGCCTGGCGGCGGCGCCTGGCCGCCCACCGCGACCAGGCGTTCGGGGCGGTGCTGGTCATCGTCAACCAGGGCCGCACCGCCGGGGCCTCCCTGGAGCACCCGCACAGCCAGGTGTTCGGCACCGCCGGACGGCCCGACCGCGTCAGGGCCGAGGTGGACCGGCTGGCCGGGGACGCCTGCGCCGCCTGCGCGACCGTGGCCGCCGAGCGCGGCGGCCCCAGGCTCGTCGGTGCCAACGGGGACCTGCTCACCCTCTGCCCGTGGGCGTCGGCGGCCCCGTTCGAGGCGCTGCTCCTGCCCGCCGGCCACCGCCCCCGGTTCGACGAGGGCGGCCACGACGACACCGCCATGGCGGCCAGCCTCCGCGACCTGCTGCGACGGTTCCGCGGGGTCGCCGGCGACCACGCCCCCTACAACCTGGTGCTGCACTCGGCCCCGCCGGGGGTCGACGACTTCCACTGGCACCTGCACCTGCTCCCCCGCCTCACCACCTACGGCGGCTTCGAGCTGGGCACGGGCGTGATCATCAACGTGGTCGACCCCGACCGGGCCGCCGACGCGCTCCGGTCGGCCGCTAACGGTTCCTGA
- a CDS encoding enoyl-CoA hydratase-related protein, protein MGEFVRLEVDEASRVGTIRLDRPPVNALNAQIQDELLAAAEEAGRDERVGSVVLWGGEKVFAAGADIKEMNGLGFAGISTRPTDLADACDALARIPKVVIAAVNGYALGGGCEVALTADFRFAATDAKFGQPEILLGVIPGAGGTQRLPRLVGPAKAKEMIYSGRFYGAAECQAMGLVDEVHPAGEVYQRACAAAAGYAKGPGLALRAAKQVIDAGLEAGIDAGLLLERQAFHSLFATEDAAEGMASFVANGPGKATFRNR, encoded by the coding sequence GTGGGTGAGTTCGTACGTCTGGAGGTCGACGAGGCCAGCCGGGTCGGGACCATCCGGCTCGACCGGCCGCCCGTCAACGCCCTCAACGCCCAGATCCAGGACGAGCTGCTGGCGGCGGCGGAGGAGGCCGGGCGGGACGAGCGGGTCGGGTCGGTCGTCCTCTGGGGCGGGGAGAAGGTGTTCGCCGCCGGGGCCGACATCAAGGAGATGAACGGCCTCGGCTTCGCCGGCATCTCGACCAGGCCGACCGACCTGGCCGACGCCTGCGACGCCCTGGCCCGCATCCCCAAGGTGGTGATCGCGGCCGTCAACGGCTACGCCCTGGGCGGCGGCTGCGAGGTGGCCCTGACGGCCGACTTCCGGTTCGCGGCCACCGACGCCAAGTTCGGCCAGCCCGAGATCCTCCTCGGCGTCATCCCCGGGGCCGGCGGCACCCAGCGGCTGCCCCGCCTGGTCGGGCCGGCAAAGGCCAAGGAGATGATCTACTCGGGCCGCTTCTACGGCGCCGCCGAGTGCCAGGCGATGGGCCTGGTCGACGAGGTGCACCCGGCCGGCGAGGTCTACCAGCGGGCGTGTGCGGCCGCCGCCGGCTACGCCAAGGGCCCCGGCCTGGCCCTGCGGGCGGCCAAGCAGGTCATCGACGCCGGCCTGGAGGCCGGCATCGACGCCGGGCTGCTGCTGGAGCGCCAGGCCTTCCACTCGCTGTTCGCCACCGAGGACGCCGCCGAGGGCATGGCCTCGTTCGTGGCCAACGGCCCGGGCAAGGCGACCTTCAGGAACCGTTAG